The following proteins come from a genomic window of Companilactobacillus pabuli:
- a CDS encoding 5'-methylthioadenosine/adenosylhomocysteine nucleosidase — MKIGVIVPMEEEIKLMKESLTDIQTVTVAGVEFTLGNYKNHEVYLAQSGIGKVQAGMTATLMNDRYQPDFVVNTGSAGGIGEGLSVGDVVISNKLAYHDVDATGFGYKVGQLPQKDLYFNADPDYVKAISEAATRTGLTSKVGLIVSGDQFVDGKEKIATIKKSFPDALAAEMEGAAVAQVCVEFKTPFVVIRSMSDVGDENASVNFDEFVLQAGRKSVTMLLNFLDQE, encoded by the coding sequence ATGAAAATTGGCGTAATCGTCCCTATGGAAGAAGAAATTAAATTAATGAAGGAGTCTTTAACAGATATCCAAACAGTTACAGTTGCTGGAGTTGAATTTACACTCGGCAATTATAAGAACCACGAAGTATATCTTGCTCAAAGTGGTATCGGTAAAGTTCAAGCTGGAATGACAGCTACTTTGATGAATGATCGTTATCAACCTGATTTTGTCGTTAATACTGGTTCAGCTGGTGGTATCGGTGAAGGTTTGAGTGTTGGAGATGTAGTCATTTCTAACAAATTGGCTTATCACGATGTTGATGCGACTGGTTTTGGTTACAAAGTAGGTCAACTCCCTCAAAAAGACCTTTATTTCAACGCTGACCCTGATTATGTTAAGGCTATTTCTGAAGCTGCAACAAGAACTGGTTTAACTAGTAAAGTCGGTTTGATCGTTTCCGGAGACCAATTTGTTGACGGAAAAGAAAAAATTGCTACAATTAAAAAGTCGTTCCCTGATGCTTTAGCAGCAGAAATGGAAGGCGCAGCTGTGGCTCAAGTCTGTGTTGAATTCAAAACACCATTCGTTGTTATTCGTTCAATGAGTGATGTGGGCGACGAAAATGCTAGTGTAAACTTTGACGAATTTGTTTTACAAGCCGGACGCAAATCAGTAACTATGTTATTGAACTTTTTAGACCAAGAATAG